The following proteins are encoded in a genomic region of Sparus aurata chromosome 11, fSpaAur1.1, whole genome shotgun sequence:
- the LOC115591963 gene encoding N-acetyllactosaminide beta-1,3-N-acetylglucosaminyltransferase 3, whose protein sequence is MRKFKAKTLLLAAAVGLLILHLFKDFSDSKTLQHNFDVREDQVQLRQPITKSSSYVYSWTRCQQNTSASNITGFSSLPGNIKDFLYYRHCRHFPMLLDVPEKCGGAEKSAEVFLLLVIKSSPVNYDRREVLRKTWAKERLHNGVWIRRIFISGTMDSGFEKERLNKLLEYEKSEYNDILQWDFSDTFYNLTLKQILFLEWMERNCPKARFLFNGDDDVFANTDNMVEYLQNLKDNNGNKHLFTGHLIHYVGPIRDPGSKYFIPVQVYESDSYPPYCGGGGFLLSGYTALVIYNMSQSITILPIDDVYMGMCMAKAGLGPVAHIAVRTAGLHLPSKTLDAYDPCYYRDILLVHRFLPIQIYQMWHRIHDPNLICTKQPADG, encoded by the coding sequence ATGAGAAAGTTCAAAGCAAAAACTTTGTTGCTGGCAGCAGCTGTTGGTCTGTTGATCCTCCATCTCTTTAAAGATTTTAGTGATAGCAAAACCCTCCAACACAATTTTGATGTGAGAGAGGATCAAGTTCAATTGAGACAACCCATCACCAAAAGCAGCTCCTATGTGTACTCCTGGACAAGATGTCAACAAAACACATCTGCTTCCAACATCACAGGCTTCAGCTCTCTTCCTGGTAATATAAAAGACTTTCTGTACTATCGACACTGTCGCCATTTCCCCATGCTTTTGGATGTTCCTGAAAAATGTGGAGGAGCTGAGAAATCAGCAGAAGTCTTCCTTCTTCTGGTCATTAAGAGTTCTCCTGTGAACTACGACCGCAGAGAGGTGCTGCGCAAAACCTGGGCTAAAGAGAGGTTACACAATGGTGTGTGGATCCGGAGGATCTTCATCTCAGGAACAATGGATTCTGGTTTTGAGAAAGAAAGACTGAACAAACTACTAGAGTATGAGAAAAGTGAGTACAATGATATCCTCCAATGGGACTTCAGTGACACATTCTACAACCTCACCTTGAAGCAGATACTCTTCCTGGAATGGATGGAGAGAAACTGCCCAAAGGCTCGCTTCTTGTTCAACGGGGATGATGACGTGTTTGCCAACACAGACAACATGGTCGAGTATCTCCAAAACCTCAAGGACAATAATGGAAATAAACACCTCTTTACTGGCCATCTCATCCATTATGTGGGGCCAATTAGAGATCCAGGGAGCAAGTATTTTATCCCAGTTCAGGTATATGAGTCAGACTCATATCCCCCCTACTGTGGTGGGGGGGGCTTCCTCTTGTCTGGTTATACAGCTTTGGTCATATACAACATGTCCCAGTCCATTACCATTCTACCCATTGATGATGTTTACATGGGGATGTGTATGGCCAAAGCAGGACTCGGTCCTGTGGCCCATATTGCTGTGCGGACGGCAGGACTGCACCTTCCCTCCAAAACACTGGATGCATATGACCCTTGCTATTATAGAGACATTTTACTGGTACACAGGTTCCTTCCAATCCAGATATATCAGATGTGGCACAGAATACATGATCCAAATCTGATCTGTACCAAACAACCTGCAGATGGATGA
- the LOC115591020 gene encoding potassium voltage-gated channel subfamily V member 2-like encodes MDLENEELLRCLQNRRSTVNCLSKGVKDNKTFPFSQEKSVKAWRSLENLDSPVPRTEGPKAGYGAERQHQHINVNIGGKLFHIPKRCALKYPQTRIGSLALCSDKTKLLMLCDDYSVRKNEFFFDRDPYFFHHIFNFYTTGVLWIIREMCPINFEEEIAYWGLNLKDTPLCCWMVFQEKVDELRDNLKVERELLAEIETKYDNARFKDMMFGNMRKNLWNIVENPYSSILAKAFCVVSNLFVLFSILAMTLNTVEELQEYRINNRTHMEWVEMITIVFFTFEYVIRLVTTPNIDMFLKSGLNFVDMVAVMPYFVQMVFEVFGDTEETNAQEDLRAMARVSQVLKVIKLLRIFRILKLARHSTGMRAFGFTLRQCYQQASCILLFIAMGIFTFSALLHSAERETEGSPISSIPYAWWWAAVSISTVGYGDVVPVTMLGRFVAFGCISFGIILNGMPISFLFNKFSDYYSKLKAQEYNTILLKRRFLLNKRLRRKLDICFHPSEEDNNTESGSHCERPHLSEY; translated from the exons ATGGATTTAGAGAATGAGGAACTACTGAGATGTTTGCAAAACCGCCGCTCAACTGTTAACTGTCTGTCAAAAGGTGTAAAGGACAACAAAACTTTCCCATTTTCCCAGGAGAAATCAGTCAAAGCATGGAGATCTCTGGAGAATTTGGACAGTCCTGTCCCCAGAACAGAGGGCCCTAAAGCTGGATATGGAGCTGAAAGGCAACATCAGCACATCAATGTTAATATTGGGGGTAAGTTATTTCATATACCCAAACGGTGTGCCTTAAAATATCCTCAAACCCGAATAGGCTCATTAGCCCTCTGCagtgacaaaacaaaactcctCATGCTGTGCGACGACTACTCAGTGCGAAAGAATGAGTTCTTCTTTGACCGTGACCCTTACTTCTTCCACCACATCTTCAACTTCTACACAACTGGGGTGCTGTGGATCATACGGGAAATGTGCCCCATCAACTTCGAGGAGGAGATCGCATACTGGGGcctgaacttaaaggacacaccACTCTGCTGCTGGATGGTGTTCCAGGAGAAGGTCGATGAGCTGAGGGACAACCTGAAAGTGGAGAGGGAGCTGTTGGCTGAGATCGAGACGAAGTATGACAACGCACGTTTCAAGGACATGATGTTTGGAAATATGCGGAAAAATCTGTGGAACATTGTGGAGAATCCGTATTCGTCAATTCTAGCAAAGGCTTTCTGTGTGGTCTCCAACCTTTTTGTGCTCTTCTCCATCCTCGCAATGACTCTCAACACGGTCGAGGAACTCCAGGAGTATAGAATTAACAACAGGACCCACATGGAGTGGGTGGAGATGATCACCATTGTGTTCTTCACCTTTGAATATGTAATTCGCCTTGTCACCACTCCTAACATCGACATGTTTTTGAAGAGTGGACTCAATTTTGTGGACATGGTGGCAGTCATGCCTTATTTTGTCCAGATGGTCTTTGAAGTCTTTGGTGACACTGAGGAAACGAATGCACAGGAAGACCTCAGGGCCATGGCTCGGGTCAGCCAGGTCCTCAAAGTCATCAAGCTGCTGCGGATCTTTCGGATTTTGAAGCTGGCTCGACACTCAACAGGCATGAGAGCGTTTGGGTTCACTCTGCGGCAGTGTTACCAGCAGGCCTCTTGCATTCTCCTTTTCATTGCCATGGGAATCTTCACTTTCTCTGCTCTTCTTCACTCAGCCGAGCGGGAAACTGAGGGATCTCCTATCAGCAGTATCCCATATGCCTGGTGGTGGGCTGCG GTCAGCATCTCCACTGTGGGCTACGGGGATGTGGTTCCCGTCACTATGCTAGGTCGCTTTGTGGCCTTCGGCTGTATCTCATTTGGAATCATCCTCAACGGCATGCCGATCTCTTTCCTCTTCAACAAGTTCTCTGATTACTACTCCAAGCTAAAAGCCCAGGAGTACAACACCATCTTACTGAAGCGGCGCTTTCTGCTAAACAAGCGCCTTCGCCGCAAACTGGACATATGTTTTCATCCCTCTGAGGAAGACAATAACACAGAGAGCGGCAGCCACTGTGAGCGCCCACACTTAAGTGAATATTAA